The proteins below are encoded in one region of Fibrella aestuarina BUZ 2:
- a CDS encoding DUF6712 family protein — protein MPLLFNATSEIRLIVPVLANDIAFSSLAAKVRVAQAFVERYVGTPLMNMVSSSPSQHAELAELMRVPVANLTVMKQAASGVGQVTDTGVLRSVSTDQKDAFEWQHDKLIAALQAEAWDGLEALLRYLEINLSSFPEYAQSAMYQADQTYLIRSAEVFDHYYYIAGSRLTFASLQPSLRTAEKDRIRPLLGDRHAQLLASPLSPELVDLQDEARRALVYATLALALRERAVDVTEQGIQVRGISEFSARTYASPADKERLSNTLDHFDLQAEKGLNKIAKLMRPAASGGTRNRVTGNAVVGF, from the coding sequence ACGTCGGAAATCCGGCTGATCGTGCCGGTGCTGGCCAATGATATTGCCTTTTCATCGCTGGCCGCCAAGGTGCGCGTGGCCCAGGCGTTTGTCGAACGCTACGTCGGCACCCCGCTGATGAACATGGTTAGTTCGTCACCTTCCCAGCACGCCGAGCTGGCCGAGTTGATGCGCGTACCCGTCGCCAACCTGACGGTAATGAAACAGGCTGCATCGGGCGTGGGGCAGGTCACCGACACGGGCGTGCTGCGCTCGGTGTCGACCGACCAGAAAGACGCGTTCGAGTGGCAACACGATAAACTCATTGCCGCCCTTCAGGCCGAGGCCTGGGACGGGCTGGAAGCGCTGCTGCGCTACCTGGAAATCAACCTGTCGAGCTTTCCGGAATACGCCCAGTCGGCCATGTACCAGGCCGATCAGACGTACCTGATTCGGTCGGCCGAGGTGTTCGATCACTACTACTACATCGCCGGGAGCCGGCTCACGTTTGCCTCGCTGCAACCCTCGCTGCGCACGGCCGAGAAAGACCGAATCCGTCCATTGCTGGGGGATCGCCACGCGCAGCTGCTGGCCAGCCCGCTCAGCCCGGAGCTGGTGGATCTGCAAGATGAAGCCCGCCGGGCGCTGGTTTACGCCACCCTGGCGCTGGCCCTTCGGGAGCGGGCCGTCGACGTGACCGAGCAGGGCATTCAGGTGCGCGGCATTTCGGAGTTTTCGGCCCGCACCTACGCCAGCCCCGCCGACAAGGAACGGCTGAGCAATACGCTCGACCACTTCGATCTACAGGCCGAAAAAGGCCTTAACAAAATCGCCAAACTCATGCGGCCGGCCGCTTCGGGTGGCACGCGAAACCGCGTCACCGGTAATGCCGTCGTTGGCTTTTAA
- a CDS encoding exodeoxyribonuclease V subunit gamma has product MKPLLLLMTLSMSICLSQAQPAPAVAMKRGQPFPYTVGMALDQGLYEQLKAKLTLADAVRTSSQQAIAGLNEQIQAHETLQRELQSESSYLDDRQRALQRDVENLKAERDAYQAQLAEAQRVIDAARAALSARLRKKAITPQLLAQFIVEELEKGQKAPLRFGLGGMIVGAILTLIVLL; this is encoded by the coding sequence ATGAAGCCGCTGCTGCTGCTTATGACACTGTCGATGTCGATCTGCCTTAGTCAGGCCCAACCCGCCCCAGCCGTTGCTATGAAGCGGGGCCAGCCGTTCCCCTACACGGTGGGCATGGCCCTCGATCAAGGCCTCTACGAGCAGCTGAAAGCCAAGTTGACGCTGGCCGACGCGGTACGTACCAGCTCACAGCAGGCCATTGCCGGCCTGAATGAGCAGATCCAGGCGCACGAAACGCTCCAGCGTGAATTGCAGTCCGAAAGCAGCTACCTCGACGATCGGCAACGTGCGCTGCAACGCGACGTGGAAAACCTGAAGGCTGAACGTGACGCCTACCAGGCACAGCTGGCCGAGGCGCAGCGCGTCATCGATGCGGCCCGCGCGGCCCTGTCCGCACGGCTGCGCAAAAAGGCCATTACCCCGCAGCTGCTGGCGCAGTTTATTGTCGAGGAACTGGAAAAAGGCCAGAAAGCCCCCCTGCGCTTCGGTTTGGGTGGAATGATTGTAGGGGCCATTCTAACGCTGATCGTGCTGCTATGA
- a CDS encoding D-Ala-D-Ala carboxypeptidase family metallohydrolase codes for MSPQTASTEPLAPKPAMAQPPAPDDLGPWCTYERAIHSDTAKSLGIPNVPNAAQLANMQVLYNRIYGPLCDHYGFKLPISSFFRSPALNRSIKGASRTSAHMLGQAVDIDCDGLPQLSNDALLAYIRANFIFDQLILEYPDKNGKPSWVHVSYRANGINRKQVLRARKTLVKQGKKLVETTVYDPI; via the coding sequence ATGAGCCCGCAAACCGCCTCTACGGAGCCACTAGCCCCTAAGCCGGCTATGGCTCAGCCACCAGCACCGGACGATCTGGGCCCCTGGTGTACCTACGAACGGGCCATTCACTCTGACACGGCCAAAAGTCTGGGTATCCCCAACGTACCCAACGCGGCCCAGCTGGCTAACATGCAGGTACTGTATAACCGCATCTATGGCCCTCTTTGTGATCATTACGGGTTTAAGCTGCCCATCAGCTCCTTTTTTCGCTCCCCGGCCCTGAACCGGAGTATCAAAGGGGCTTCGCGCACGTCGGCCCATATGCTGGGTCAGGCCGTCGACATCGACTGTGATGGATTGCCGCAGCTGAGTAACGACGCCCTGCTGGCCTACATCCGGGCCAATTTCATTTTCGACCAGCTGATCTTGGAATACCCCGACAAAAACGGCAAACCCAGCTGGGTCCACGTCAGCTACCGGGCGAATGGCATCAACCGGAAACAGGTGCTGCGCGCCCGGAAGACACTGGTCAAACAAGGCAAAAAACTGGTCGAAACGACCGTCTACGATCCAATCTGA
- a CDS encoding putative Ig domain-containing protein — translation MPLNNAITIDYPAGPEWLFSLDPAAAPEAFGANRQFLANYDGSPFVDGQIYTVRAYDPTTDTMQSWPCMFVAELGDAILLHPAMIPTLDQVAGRGRTTKQSLHVGGLSGDWPTVTSAAEQLVIKLVNGKKMLAVMALAGAAPLILSQPPDQIGTVGGAFSYVVPTGTVTATDNPILRWQANGPLPGGLSFDGPTRTIAGKPTTAGTYRISLLATTSGGRELVVEIVLVVKPAGQNFNINRIFRATNPGGSLSVYVDGDAGEGGIMESVLESVEAGVYGPQTRVGDTNGGKGFEKPSLFSGTVKYGMLWGDVNGVNSIPPTGKPLRLTTRKRGSDLVRVSLFTLDAGGSEAQVYPESTTPVNHPPTATDKLPAEITIEQGGYREIDLDTLFTDIDGDALTLTVITSQTAAAYTRTGNRVKITGAGTFQVTASDGISSNGAQTIECVVKVSPISGGRASLIRVDYKNEKIDNFQLGGGGTMQALKNYWRFKISNVPAGATLVLERTRAGMPALTVNLTASAGDWYTHVASDVIQFGTGNDQYYTWKLLINGENYYQITGVDRVSMPDWTVMLDDTPPPPSGGDITLDAIANQQMTYPSPSGVYIPNPARLALTYTEQGDIITITGDSATEGLEGGKAFYYFMDKVPVDSIVGRTFVKGQPTQIVKSKGLSGLPYWRRMFVSSKPQDWDPYPFCPVDWVAFQQFYFADAEN, via the coding sequence ATGCCCCTCAACAACGCCATTACCATCGATTATCCGGCCGGGCCCGAGTGGCTTTTCTCGCTCGACCCGGCCGCTGCCCCGGAGGCCTTCGGGGCCAATCGGCAGTTTCTTGCCAATTATGACGGGTCGCCCTTCGTCGATGGGCAGATCTACACGGTGCGGGCCTATGACCCGACCACCGACACGATGCAAAGTTGGCCCTGTATGTTCGTGGCTGAACTGGGCGACGCTATTCTGCTGCACCCGGCCATGATTCCCACGCTCGACCAGGTAGCCGGCCGGGGCCGCACGACCAAACAGAGCCTGCACGTGGGTGGTTTGTCGGGCGATTGGCCCACGGTCACCAGTGCCGCCGAGCAGCTGGTGATCAAACTGGTGAACGGCAAAAAGATGCTGGCCGTAATGGCACTGGCCGGGGCCGCCCCGCTTATCCTGTCGCAGCCGCCGGATCAGATCGGCACCGTTGGTGGGGCCTTTTCCTACGTTGTGCCGACCGGTACGGTCACCGCAACCGACAATCCGATCCTGCGCTGGCAGGCCAACGGCCCGCTACCCGGTGGTCTGTCGTTCGACGGCCCGACGCGCACGATCGCGGGCAAGCCTACCACGGCCGGTACGTACCGGATCTCACTGCTGGCCACCACGAGCGGCGGCCGTGAACTGGTGGTCGAGATCGTGCTGGTGGTCAAACCCGCCGGGCAGAATTTTAACATTAACCGGATTTTTCGGGCCACCAATCCGGGGGGCAGCTTGTCGGTGTACGTCGACGGTGACGCCGGCGAGGGGGGCATCATGGAGAGTGTGCTGGAAAGCGTCGAGGCTGGCGTTTATGGGCCACAGACGCGCGTAGGCGATACCAACGGCGGTAAAGGCTTTGAAAAGCCGAGCCTGTTTTCGGGTACCGTCAAATACGGCATGCTGTGGGGCGACGTAAACGGGGTCAACAGCATCCCGCCTACCGGCAAACCCTTGCGGCTCACTACCCGCAAGCGCGGCTCGGATCTGGTTCGGGTGAGCCTCTTCACCCTGGACGCCGGCGGCTCTGAGGCCCAGGTCTATCCTGAGTCGACCACGCCGGTTAACCATCCGCCAACGGCTACCGATAAGCTGCCCGCCGAGATTACCATCGAGCAGGGCGGCTACCGTGAAATCGACCTGGATACGCTATTTACGGACATCGACGGCGATGCCCTGACGCTGACGGTCATCACCTCCCAGACGGCAGCGGCCTACACCCGTACCGGCAATAGAGTGAAAATCACCGGCGCAGGTACGTTCCAGGTGACGGCCAGTGATGGTATTTCCTCAAACGGCGCCCAGACCATCGAGTGTGTGGTCAAGGTCTCGCCCATTAGTGGCGGCCGCGCCTCCCTGATCCGGGTCGATTACAAAAACGAGAAGATCGACAACTTCCAGCTGGGGGGTGGCGGCACCATGCAGGCGCTGAAAAACTACTGGCGTTTCAAGATCAGCAACGTACCTGCTGGCGCCACGCTGGTGCTGGAACGTACCCGCGCGGGTATGCCTGCCCTGACCGTCAACCTGACCGCCTCCGCCGGCGACTGGTACACGCACGTGGCGAGCGATGTGATTCAGTTCGGCACCGGCAACGACCAATACTACACCTGGAAGCTGCTGATCAACGGGGAGAACTACTACCAGATCACCGGCGTCGATCGGGTGTCGATGCCGGACTGGACGGTTATGCTCGACGATACCCCGCCGCCACCGAGTGGGGGCGATATCACGCTCGACGCCATCGCCAACCAGCAGATGACCTACCCCTCGCCCAGTGGGGTCTACATCCCCAACCCGGCCCGGCTGGCCTTGACCTACACCGAGCAGGGCGACATCATCACCATCACCGGCGACAGCGCCACCGAAGGCCTGGAGGGCGGCAAGGCGTTCTACTACTTCATGGACAAGGTGCCTGTCGATTCGATCGTGGGCCGCACGTTCGTCAAGGGCCAACCCACCCAGATCGTCAAGAGCAAAGGGCTGTCAGGCCTGCCCTACTGGCGGCGGATGTTCGTGAGCAGCAAGCCCCAGGACTGGGACCCGTATCCGTTCTGCCCCGTCGATTGGGTGGCTTTCCAACAATTCTATTTCGCTGACGCTGAAAACTAG